TCTGTCGACCTAGTTGTTTACCAGGTTGTAAACACAAGAAAATCCAGAAATCATTTTCCAGAGATATGAAATGTTGTGTCTTTATTCAACCGGACTACAATTCTCCCAGGTGATGGGCATTTTGGAGACTGTTAGCACTGCCATTGGCTCTCCGTGCGTTTGTGTACTTGTGTATGCGTGCCCTTTGAATGAGTGTTTACTTTGCAGATGTATATTCCAATATCTTCGCACTGCATGTCTTAACGTGCTAAATGTTGTGGCTTAGAATTACTTGATGACACTATCCAATATTTCGGCTTCTTGTTTCAGGGAGATTTTTACTTGCGATTGTATATTCCAATATGATATTGGCAATATTCCTGTAATGTCTTAACGTGTCAACTGTTGTGGTTTTGCTTAAAACTACTTGATCACATGATTCAATATTTTGGCGTCTCATTTCAGGGAGATATTTTTTACTTGTTCTATGAAACCAAGAATTCAATCACCATGCAAGGAGATATAGGGGTTTCAAAAAGTACCGATAAGGGAGCAACATGGCAGCAATTGGGCATTGCCTTGGATGAAGAGTGGCATCTCTCTTATCCGTATGTCTTCAACTACCTTGGCCAAGTAAGATccaatttctttttgcatGCACACCAACCCAATTGATTCCATCACCAGGGCGAATGGAAgcaaagaaacataaaaaatatttctgcACAATTTTTCATGCATCTTTGGTCAAGTTGCAGCATTCGGGGACACATGTATGGGTTGATTGCAGACACAAAAAACCACGGATAATCTAATTTTCGAGGGTAAATTTTATATCTATTGCataacttctttcttcttctttcttacAGATATATATGATGCCTGAGAGCAGTATGAAAGGAGAGCTTCGTCTGTACCGAGCACTCAATTTTCCAATGCAATGGACTCTGGAAAAAGTGATCATGAAAAAGCCTCTTGTTGATTCCTTCATAATCAATTATAATGGAGCTTATTGGCTTTTTGGTTCAGATCACAGTGGATTTGGTACCAGAAAAAATGGACAGTTGGAAATCTGGTATAGCAGCTCACCTCTTGGTCCTTGGAAACCACACAAAAAGAACCCTGTATATAATGTTGATAAGAGCTTTGGGGCTCGAAATGGAGGCAGACCATTTTTCTACAATGGGAATCTTTATCGTTTTGGTCAAGACTGTGCTGAAACATATGGTAGAAGAGTGCGCACCTTTAAGGTGGAAGTTCTTACCAAAGACGAATACAAAGAAGTTGAAGTCTCCTTAGGCTTAATAGAGCCAAGTAAGGGGCGCAATGCTTGGAATGGTGCTCGCCATCATCATCTTGATGTGCAGCAGCTGAATACTGGTGAGTGGATTGGAGTGATGGATGGAGACCGGGTACCTTCTGGAGATTCAGTTCGGAGGTTTATTCTTGGCAGTGCTTCAGTTGCGATTGTTGCTGTACTCGTTATATTACTGGGAGTACTACTTGGAGCTGTGAAGTGCCTAATTCCCCTCAATTGGTGCACTTACAACTCGGGTAAGAGGAGTGATGCATTCTTGGCCTGGGAAAGGtcacatttgttttcttcGAAAGTGAGACGGTTTTGCAGCCGCTTGAACAGAGAAGTTTCATTCTTCAGAGGTCGGATTAAACCTAATACCTGTGCTGGAAGACTGGTTCTTGCTATACTTTTGGCGTGTGGAGTCGCAGCTATGTGCACTGgggttaaatatatatatggtggCAGCGGTGCAGAAGAAGCTTACCCATTGAAAGGTCACTACTCAGAGTTCACCTTATTAACAATGACCTATGATGCTCGtctttggaatttgaaaatgTATGTTAAACACTATTCTAGATGTTCCTCAGTGCGAGAAATCGTTGTGGTGTGGAACAAGGGAATACCTCCTAAAGTAAGTGATTTTGACTCCACAGTGCCAGTTAGGATCAGAGTAGAGAAACAAAACTCACTTAATAATCGGTTCAAGATGGATTCTTTGATAAAGACACGAGCTGTTCTGGAGCTTGATGACgacattatgatgacttgcaatgATATTGAGCGGGGATTCAGGATATGGCGTCAACACCCAGATCGTATTGTGGGTTTCTACCCCCGGCTAATTGATGGAAGCCCATTGAAGTATAGAGGTGAGAAATTTGCCCGGACTCATAAAGGTTACAACATGATTCTCACAGGGGCAGCTTTCCTTGATAGTCAAGTAGCTTTCGAAAGGTATTGGGGTGAAGAAGCCCGCCAAGCTAGGGAAGTGGTGGACAAGTATTTCAACTGTGAGGACGTGCTGATGAATTACTTGTATGCAAATGCAAGCTTGTCTAAGACCGTGGAGTATGTGAGGCCAGCGTGGGCAATCGATACGTCCAAGTTATCTGGTGCTGCAATCAGCCGAAATACACGAGTTCACTACCATATAAGGAGCAACTGCCTCCTGAAGTTTTCTGAGATGTATGGAAGTTTGACTGGGCGCAAGTGGGAATTTGATGGCCGGAAGGATGGTTGGGATGTATAGCCAGGCAGGTAGAGTAGCTAGTCGCTTATCAACTCCTGAATTTGTTaatccttctctctttctttagTGAACTTTtagtaatttctttttatactcCTTTCCCTCCCTAGGCCCCTGTGAATTTCCTGTCGGGGAATTTAGtttttcaatatatttgaattttgatcagTAAGATGTACATTGTACattgttatttttttggtatttcttATGTGTTGGTGGAAATTGATGTGGCTTAAGTTTCTATTCCTCTTGATTTTGGACGCAACATGgaaattgtgaattttattGCCAAAAATGTGGTATGTTATTATATCCCCAGACTGAATCATGCATAAGATATGATCTATTATGATTGTAATAATGTtatgaaatataaatgaaatataaCCTAGCTCTCATTTAGTTTTTCTTCCCCTAATGTTGGAAGAGGTCCAAGTTCAAAAAAACCCCTTAGCGGTTgattaaagaaatttttttttaaaatttcaatgttCTGTAGTTTATAAGTAAGCTAATATTCTTAAGGAAGTTTCTCAGTTAAAATCGTTGACCTAAGCTTGAAACAGAAATTGCAAACTCAATAACAGAAGTTAAGCAAGCTTAAAAGCTGAGAGCTTTTTCGTGATTAAGGCTTGGAATGTGGTGGTTGAATAGAGAGTATGGAGGGAGACTTGGAATTTTGCATGACTGTGTTTACAACAGCTCAAGAAATGGTTTTCTTGTTTGATGAAGGTTTGGGTTTTGCCCGGTCATGGTCGCTTAATTTATAGAGGCTGAAGGCTCCTTTAGTTCTCAAACTACAGCTGTTGACACTTCACTTCTCCCCATTTCCAgagggttttgatttttcttttccggTCCCAACAGAGAGATCATCAGGAGCTAGCATACCTGGAATTTGCAGGTCCGTCTTCAAGCTCAAGATGCTTGCGACTCTACAGAGGAGCTTCGCCTGAAGGAAGAGGTTTCTTGTCTCAAAGATCTACCGGCTCAAGCTGAATCTCGCAGAGAGAAGACTTTGAAACTTCACGAGGATCCTTCCAGCTCCAAGCAGCGCGAGTAAGCGAAAAAAGAGAATTTGGGCAGGAGCAAGATTTCACGACTGCAAACTTCACACCGTTAAAGCTAATTGTCAAAGTTACAATGAACGACTTGACTCTAACATCAGAGGATGCCTACAACAGCGGATATTTGGATGGACATAAGCACAACTCTACTTATGCAAGCTAACTGCGGGGGCTTAGCCTCTCCCTTGAACAtagattttatttgttttaacttTGCTAATTTTTCACCAACGGGGTCTAGTTCACTGTATTTACAAAGAAATGATGAACCCAATTTTGTATTCACCTTTTGAAGATGATTTGTGAATTTGAAATGGACCCCAGACCTTTAGTTTGAAGAGTCTAAATAGTTGACagaaaaacaaactaaaaaacccaaaagagaaaattgacTAGTCTTCTGCCTCCACCTTGCTAGTTCGCCAATTTCACTCTCAAGAATACATGAACTCCCAAGAATTATGGGTTCAAGCTTTTGGCAGACTGAAATCATGCAAATCA
The Prunus dulcis chromosome 2, ALMONDv2, whole genome shotgun sequence DNA segment above includes these coding regions:
- the LOC117617815 gene encoding glucosamine inositolphosphorylceramide transferase 1 isoform X1; translation: MGSSPAGSGCGGGSGGSVVGGCGGGAVGGCTNGTSNNSCCNVSLKCRCRWRCLMSSGFVFFLGCFVLFGSVATLYVWFAFTPYYARTALSSSSMLGCQEDNEGSWSVGVFFGDSPFSLKPIEAMNVWRDKTAAWPVANPVVTCASVSDAGFPSNFVADPFLYVQGDIFYLFYETKNSITMQGDIGVSKSTDKGATWQQLGIALDEEWHLSYPYVFNYLGQIYMMPESSMKGELRLYRALNFPMQWTLEKVIMKKPLVDSFIINYNGAYWLFGSDHSGFGTRKNGQLEIWYSSSPLGPWKPHKKNPVYNVDKSFGARNGGRPFFYNGNLYRFGQDCAETYGRRVRTFKVEVLTKDEYKEVEVSLGLIEPSKGRNAWNGARHHHLDVQQLNTGEWIGVMDGDRVPSGDSVRRFILGSASVAIVAVLVILLGVLLGAVKCLIPLNWCTYNSGKRSDAFLAWERSHLFSSKVRRFCSRLNREVSFFRGRIKPNTCAGRLVLAILLACGVAAMCTGVKYIYGGSGAEEAYPLKGHYSEFTLLTMTYDARLWNLKMYVKHYSRCSSVREIVVVWNKGIPPKVSDFDSTVPVRIRVEKQNSLNNRFKMDSLIKTRAVLELDDDIMMTCNDIERGFRIWRQHPDRIVGFYPRLIDGSPLKYRGEKFARTHKGYNMILTGAAFLDSQVAFERYWGEEARQAREVVDKYFNCEDVLMNYLYANASLSKTVEYVRPAWAIDTSKLSGAAISRNTRVHYHIRSNCLLKFSEMYGSLTGRKWEFDGRKDGWDV
- the LOC117617815 gene encoding glucosamine inositolphosphorylceramide transferase 1 isoform X2 — its product is MGSSPAGSGCGGGSGGSVVGGCGGGAVGGCTNGTSNNSCCNVSLKCRCRWRCLMSSGFVFFLGCFVLFGSVATLYVWFAFTPYYARTALSSSSMLGCQEDNEGSWSVGVFFGDSPFSLKPIEAGDIFYLFYETKNSITMQGDIGVSKSTDKGATWQQLGIALDEEWHLSYPYVFNYLGQIYMMPESSMKGELRLYRALNFPMQWTLEKVIMKKPLVDSFIINYNGAYWLFGSDHSGFGTRKNGQLEIWYSSSPLGPWKPHKKNPVYNVDKSFGARNGGRPFFYNGNLYRFGQDCAETYGRRVRTFKVEVLTKDEYKEVEVSLGLIEPSKGRNAWNGARHHHLDVQQLNTGEWIGVMDGDRVPSGDSVRRFILGSASVAIVAVLVILLGVLLGAVKCLIPLNWCTYNSGKRSDAFLAWERSHLFSSKVRRFCSRLNREVSFFRGRIKPNTCAGRLVLAILLACGVAAMCTGVKYIYGGSGAEEAYPLKGHYSEFTLLTMTYDARLWNLKMYVKHYSRCSSVREIVVVWNKGIPPKVSDFDSTVPVRIRVEKQNSLNNRFKMDSLIKTRAVLELDDDIMMTCNDIERGFRIWRQHPDRIVGFYPRLIDGSPLKYRGEKFARTHKGYNMILTGAAFLDSQVAFERYWGEEARQAREVVDKYFNCEDVLMNYLYANASLSKTVEYVRPAWAIDTSKLSGAAISRNTRVHYHIRSNCLLKFSEMYGSLTGRKWEFDGRKDGWDV